ATTCCGGTCATTTAGCAGGGCGCATTGGTTCTGCGGTACGTGGGGATCATCGTCCTGCCCAGTTAATTTCTGTAGCGACAGATGGGGAAACCTTCGGACACCACAAGGGAGGAACAGAAAAGACTCTGGCATACGCCTTCACAGAAGAGTTCCCTCATCGGGGTTGGACAGTTACCAACTTTGCCCATTATCTCAGCTTGAATCCTCCAGCCTGGGAAGTAGAGTTAAAGCCAGTTACCGCTTGGAGTTGCGCCCACGGTGTTGATAGATGGCAGGATAATTGCGGTTGTGGTGGTGGCGGTGAATGGCATCAACAATGGCGTCGCCCGTTGCGAAATGCCTTAAATTGGTTGCGGGATCGCCTGATGGAGGTGTATGAAGAACACGGTAGACAGTTTTTCTCTGATCCCTGGCAAGCACGAGATGAATATATCGAGGTAATTCTGGATCGATCGCCTCACAATATTCACCGCTTCCTGGCGGGCCATCAAACTCACAAACTTACCAATGCAGAACAAGTAGACGCTTTGCGCCTGTTGGAAATGCAGCGTCATGCTTTGTTGATGTTTACTAGTTGTGGTTGGTTTTTTGAAGAAATATCCCGCCCAGAAGGAACGCAGATTCTGCGTTATGCCGCCCGTGCTTTAGAACTAGCGGGAGATGTCGCAGGTGTGCAACTAGAGAAAGAATTCCTCAAGTGCCTTGCCATTGCTCCTAGTAATGTTAATATTTTTAAACATGGTGGAGAAGTTTACCGCCAACTAGTGGCGACTTCACAAATCACATTTAAGCAAGTTGCAGCTCATCATGCGATCGCTTCTTTGCTTAATAATCACAAAGGCGAAACCCGCAATGGCAATGGCACATCACCCAACAACTGTACTGTCAAATATTCCCATCCTTACCAAAAACGCGTTTATTGCTACAACGTTCATGAGTTAGATTACCATCTGCAACGGCTGGGAGCATTGACACTAGCAGTCGGACACTTAAAGCTAATATCGGAAATCACTTGGGAAAGTGAACATTTAGTTTTTGCAGTGTTGCATTTAGGGGGTTGGGATTTCCATTGTTGCATTCAACCATTTGAAGGAAGACGCACTTACAGTCAAATCAAAGAAAAATTATTGGCATCGCTACAAAAAGCGAGTGCAGCGAACACTATCTTAGTGATGATGCAGTTATTTGGGGATCAAGCATTTAGCTTAGAAAATCTCTTTGCTGAAGAACGTCATCGCTTGATGCGGTTGTTGAGTCAAGAAACATTGAGTCGACTAGACCAACTTTATACACAGACATACCGAGATAATTACGGTGTACTGATGGCATTCCATCGGGATGAATTGCCAGCACCACAAGAGTTGCAAGTAGCAGCAGAAATAGCTTTAAGTTATCGGTGTATGAACACACTGCGCGCCTTAGAGCAAGATATCAGCGAACCGCAACTAAGTATAAATCATATCCTGGAATTACAAGCGATCGCTAGTGAAGCAAAACACCTGCGCTGTCGGTTAAATATTCTTGAAGGCAAGCAGATGTTAGAACAGTTGATTCTGCGATCGCTTTGGCAATTATTGCACGATGCCAATGGTACATTTGATGCAGATATCCAGCGCTTGGAAAGATTGATTGATGTTGCCTATCAGCTAAATGTAGGCATCTGTTTGGATCGTTCTCAAGAACTATACTTTAGTTGTTTGTACAACAAAATTTTGTCTCAATCTCAAACAGCGATCGCTAATGGTGAGAACATTATTAAGCATCAGCAGTTATTGAAGTTAGGGCAAAAATTAGCCGTTGATGTTAGTTACTGGTTAGATTCAGATGGGGTGATAGACCTCTTGCAAAAATAACAATTACCCCTCCCTAACCTTCTAATATTAAAAGTTTTTCCTTATTTTTCCTTGTTTCGGACTACCATGTTACACAAGTTGGATTTACCCTTTTAATCCCCCAATATTCGGAAGGAAACAACAAATCCAGTTCCCTCCCCTCGTAAAGGGGAGGGTAGGGGGTGAATGCAGCTGATTTTTGGATCTGTGGATGCTATCGCCTGCCATTCTCGCCCCAACTTCTCACTAATTTCCACAAAATCCAGATCATCAACTAGTTCACCATTGAGAAAATCTTCCACAGTGGATAAAGATACTTCTGCATCTGTTGCTAAAGCCTGTGGATTGGGATACCCTTATCGCTGGAGAGCTGATTTAACCTGTTGAATGCTCTCTAGAACTACTCGAAGCGATCGCGCCATTACTTTTCAATTTTTATACCACCTCAAGCTCACTCTAAGGTGATTAATAGAAAACAAGAGTAATTACACTTAAAATAGAGATTCGCGTAGGTGCGATCGCATTTTTAGTAGTAAGTATATGTGTTGCCCTAAGTTACACACCGAATCAAAAATAGGAAGTTAAACGATTGAAAAAATGATGAATGCTGGAAATTTCAGAATTCATAATTGATAATTCATAATTTTTCCCGTGTTTACAGTCGCTGTAATATACTTAAACCATGAGTATCAGTACCACAGGTGTTATAAAGTCCGTATTCAGCAGCTAACTGTTGGACTTGTTGTGATTCTGTCATACTAGGTTGCCAAGGTTTTGGGTTATTGTAGGCGTAGAAAGTCTCTACACCATTAATACCTAGTTCAGCAGCAGCAGGAATCAATTCTAAGTGTGATTTTCTATAACGTGCTGGATGAGCAAGTACCGCTAATCCACCTGCTTGGTGAATAGCAGCAATGACGTTAGCTGCTTGATATTCTTCGCCTGTGGTAATTCTTCTTTGGATGTATGGCTTAATACTTGGATGTGTAGTATCGAAGGCATAAGCCAAAATATGAACTTCTACACCCAGTAAGTTAGCATTAATTTCTACACCACTCCACAGGTAGGGAATACGTGCACCTGGGTTATTCCATTGCCAATCTTCCAACCACTGTTTTGCTACTTGGTAGCCAGATATACTATGATGATCGGTAATGGCTAGCCCTTCTAAGCCAATCGCGATCGCCTGTTCCATTAACCCACTAGGCTGCAATTTACCATCTGAGTAGACGGTGTGCATGTGAAAGTTGAAGCACTTCGGACAACTTTGAGCATTGATGTTTTGAAATACTTCTTCTAATAATTCTCTAGAGGCAAAAGCAGTCCGAACAAAATTGACAGTCATAACCCCCTCTTTTTTTGTTTATGAGTGATAGTTAACACCCCAACACAACTATCTATAGTTTTGAAAATACCAACACTTCTATATAGTGCTAGTAGTCTTTTTTTAAGCTTGGTTGGTAATATTTTTCAATATGTTAAGACTACGTTAGCAAATTCAAACGCAGTCGGTCATGAGTATTTTCGATTGCCAACCTCAATAAAAGTAATAAATGTTGCTAATAAACTCAGTTTTTTCCACAAAGAATAGATATAGAAATAACGATTAAGATACTTATTAAGTCATATCATGTCCACTTGAATACTTATATTATTCGTTGAGGTCGGTAATGGGTAATGGGAAAACCAATGACAAAAACTCAATGACTAAGCTTTATATCGTAAGCAATTAGCCGGACTTGATATCAATAAGAAAATGCAACTAATTTAGTAAAAGGCAGAAGGAAAAAATCTAAGAGCAACAAGATTCGCCGATTCGCATTTTACATTTAATTTTGTCCGCCTACTTAATAAAAAATAGATTTGCTCAGATGTATTAATTTTGCCATTTACTCTGGCAAACCTAATAATTCGCCTGAACCAGTAATTACTTCACCAATTGTATAGGTTGCAATATTTTGTGACTCAAAGTGATGCATTACTTGTTGAGCTTGTTGCGGAGGTACAAGTAAGACAAAACCTATGCCCATGTTAAAAGTGTTATACATTGCTTGAGAACTGACTGAACCAGTTTCAGCCAACCATTGAAATACAGATGGAATAGGCCAACTGTTAAGGTTAATTTTAATTGCTTGTCCTTGTCCTAAGCATCTGGGTAAATTTTCTGGTAAACCGCCACCAGTAATATGAGCCATACCGTGAATTTCTAAACCCGCTTGGCGCGCAGCGAGAACAGGTTTGACATAAATACGGGTAGGTGTAAGGAAAATTTCTCCTAAAGTTTTGCCCCCAAGGAGTTCCGGGCGCTGAGCCCAAGCCAAGCCGTGGTCAGAGATAATCTTCCTAACTAAACTATAGCCATTACTATGAACACCTGCACTAGCGAGTGCGATCGCCACATCTCCTAGTTGTACTTGCGAACCATCAAGTAGTTGGCTTTTTTCTACAACTCCCACACAGAAACCAGCTAAGTCATATTCACCTGCTTGGTAGAAACCAGGCATTTCTGCTGTTTCTCCTCCTAATAAAGCACAACCAGCTTGTTTACAACCAGAAGCTATACCCGCCACGACTTGGGTTAACTGCTCTTTCTCTAACTTACCAGTTGCCAGATAATCCAAAAAAAAGAGTGGTTCTGCACCAGATGTCAAAACATCATTAACGCACATTGCCACCAAATCAACCCCAACGGTGTCGTGAATGTTGAGAGTCTGAGCGATTTTGAGCTTTGTACCTACACCATCAGTACCAGAAACTAAAACTGGTTCCTGCAAACCAGTTGGTAATTGAAAGTAGCCACTAAAGCCTCCCAATCCACCCAACACTTCTGGTCTAAAAGTGCTATGAACCAAATTCCGAATCTGAGTTACAAAAGCTCGACCAGCCTCAACATCAACTCCTGCGTCCTTATAATCCATTACTTACAACACCGTTATCAATGCCCCAACCACCTAGATTATCACCTTAGACGCTTTGTGTGGTCATTAGTCATTTGTCATTTGTAATGAGTACTAATATCAAGTTCGGTTAATCACTTAGAATAAAAAACCTCACAAGAACAGCCCCTTCACCCCTAATCCCCACTCCCTTAGGGGAGTGGGGCCCCCGAGTTCCCCAGAGGGGACCCCCCATCCCCTCTCCTTAGCAAGAACAGGGGTGCCGAAGGCGGGGTGAGGTAAAAGGGAATTGTAAGTAATCATGCGAACTTGATATAACTATTAATCGATGACCAATAGACCTCTTGCACAAATATTTTTTACCCCACCCTAACCCTAAGCGAAATTGGGGAGGGAACAAAATCTTCCTACCGTTCACGGGGGGATTGAGGGGGGTTTATTCAACTTTTGCAAGAGGTCTATTGACGATTGGCTATTAACCTATTAGTAACGGTGCATATGCTCTTCTAACAGCATCTTAGCTCTTGGTTTGTAAATTAGATGAAACAACGACTCAATGTAACGTAGTAACTCCTCGCGTTGTTCTTTAGAGGTGTAGTTCCAGAAGCTGTAGATTTTTGCTAAAGACAACAGACGATTGGTATGGATTTTCCAAGTATAGTTGCTATAAACACGCTCTTGGCTGCGCTGGGAAATTTCGCTCCAGTAGTTGGGGTTTTGGTCACACCTAGAAATGAATTTTAAGATGATCTCTGCCACTTCTGTGTGATCGGTAGGGTTAATGTAGAATCCATTGATCTGATCTTGGATGATTTCTAAAGGTCCACCAAAGCGAGTCGCAAAGGTAGGTATTCCACTAATCATTGCTTCTAGAATTGTTAAACCAAAGGCTTCAAACAAGGCTGGTTGGACAAAAATTCCTTGATGATCGCCTATCACCCGATAAACTTCACCAGAGTCATCCTTGGATAAACGCACACCTAACCACCTAATTTTGCCGTGCAAGTTGTAGTGGTCGATGATTTGGTAAAGTTTCTTAATTTCGCTAATTTCTTCGTGATCGGTAGAATCTTCACTCTTGAGTTTACCTGCGATCAGGATGAGATTGCAGCGTTCTTGTAGTTCCTTACTTTTACCAAAGCATTCTGCTAAACCAGTGAGATTTTTAATCCTGTCTAATCGCGCCATAGAAAATATGGGGCGCTTGTTGGGGTCTGCTAACTTACCAAAAACCTGAGTTGCATCTTCAAGGGTAAACAAGAGGTTTTCCAAGCGTGAGCGATCGCTTAAATTTCGCTTCTCTATCCTAGAGTAAGGAAAATAAACATCCTCATTCACACCAGGGGGAACAATATTAAACTTAGGACTAAATAACTCAATGCCGCTCAGCACATGGTATAAATCCGGCATAGTAAAAGATTGATAAGACTCGTACTGACCAACACTATCTTGTGTACCAACAATTTCTTGGTAAGTGCTGCTGACAATGAAATTTGCCCCATTCATGGCAATCAAATCTGCTGTGAATTGCAAAGAAAAGTGGTATTTATCCTCTAGGTCTTGCCAATACAGATTACTGAAGAGATACTTAGATTTTTCCAGGGCGTGGGCAATAATGCATTGGGTTACATTCATCCGCCGTGCTAGCAAAAATGCTACCAAATTGCCGTCAGAATAATTGCCGACAATTAAATCGGGTTTGCCTTGCAACTGTTGTAGTAACTCTTTTTCAGCGTCAATAGCAAAGGTTTCTAAGTAAGGCCAAATTTCAAATCGAGAAATCCAATTTTGCGTCAGTTGGGGATTATATTCTCGAAAAGGTACGCGCAAAATCCAAGCATTATCAGTATCGTAAATTTTCTCTAGCTTCTGATTACAGGTAGTATCCTCACTATTGGGGATCAAACGTGTCAGGACAATCACTTTTGGTTGAATGCTAAGCACATCCAATCCTGATAGTTTGATGTTGTCTTGGATTTGCTTTTCTAGCCCTTTTACCTGGTCGAGAATATAGACTACCTGTCCACCTGTATCTGGTCTTCCTAGTACCCCTTCCTGGCCAAACCAACCGTGAGGAGAAACCAAAAGAATACGGAAAATCATCGGTATGCGGGCAATGAAATTTTCTAGTACCTGATGATCTGGTGAATCTATCAACTGATCCAGCATTTCCAGAGTTTCCTGTACCCGAGAGGCGGTGTTTCCCCAACCAGGTTCAAAACCAAGATTTTGTAATTCTGTGCAGAAATTTTTGTAAGCTGTATCAGATGGATACTTCCCTAATAAGGTTAATGCCCGTTTAACACAGTTAGATAAATGCTGTTGCGTTTGGATACGTTCATTAATCAGCAGTTGAGTATCATTGTAGCGGTGCAGACGCAGAAAATTAAACAAAGCATCTTGCCACTGACGATTGTCATCAAATAGTTTGCTAGATAGG
Above is a genomic segment from Fischerella sp. JS2 containing:
- a CDS encoding DUF3536 domain-containing protein translates to MTSAAELPGQTGINLTSQENSTDTKMPDPLMTAMGVYVTVHGHFYQPPRENPYLDAIERQPGAAPFHDWNERIHHECYRPNAFARVLNDRGELVGIVNNYEFLSFNIGPTLMSWLERHDVEVYQRILEADRKSCERLHGHGNAIAQVYNHIIMPLANDRDQYTQIRWGKADFRSRFKRDPEGMWLAETAVDYPTLEALVKEGIRFIVLAPSQAQRCRLLPTKENPHPEWHEVGGSQIDPTRPYRCYLKPTLSTASSPLSTVSLSPRDGDQEIENPTSQFPIPDHQSLPYIDIFFYDGPISRDMGFSDVLYNSGHLAGRIGSAVRGDHRPAQLISVATDGETFGHHKGGTEKTLAYAFTEEFPHRGWTVTNFAHYLSLNPPAWEVELKPVTAWSCAHGVDRWQDNCGCGGGGEWHQQWRRPLRNALNWLRDRLMEVYEEHGRQFFSDPWQARDEYIEVILDRSPHNIHRFLAGHQTHKLTNAEQVDALRLLEMQRHALLMFTSCGWFFEEISRPEGTQILRYAARALELAGDVAGVQLEKEFLKCLAIAPSNVNIFKHGGEVYRQLVATSQITFKQVAAHHAIASLLNNHKGETRNGNGTSPNNCTVKYSHPYQKRVYCYNVHELDYHLQRLGALTLAVGHLKLISEITWESEHLVFAVLHLGGWDFHCCIQPFEGRRTYSQIKEKLLASLQKASAANTILVMMQLFGDQAFSLENLFAEERHRLMRLLSQETLSRLDQLYTQTYRDNYGVLMAFHRDELPAPQELQVAAEIALSYRCMNTLRALEQDISEPQLSINHILELQAIASEAKHLRCRLNILEGKQMLEQLILRSLWQLLHDANGTFDADIQRLERLIDVAYQLNVGICLDRSQELYFSCLYNKILSQSQTAIANGENIIKHQQLLKLGQKLAVDVSYWLDSDGVIDLLQK
- a CDS encoding PHP domain-containing protein; translated protein: MTVNFVRTAFASRELLEEVFQNINAQSCPKCFNFHMHTVYSDGKLQPSGLMEQAIAIGLEGLAITDHHSISGYQVAKQWLEDWQWNNPGARIPYLWSGVEINANLLGVEVHILAYAFDTTHPSIKPYIQRRITTGEEYQAANVIAAIHQAGGLAVLAHPARYRKSHLELIPAAAELGINGVETFYAYNNPKPWQPSMTESQQVQQLAAEYGLYNTCGTDTHGLSILQRL
- the purM gene encoding phosphoribosylformylglycinamidine cyclo-ligase, translated to MDYKDAGVDVEAGRAFVTQIRNLVHSTFRPEVLGGLGGFSGYFQLPTGLQEPVLVSGTDGVGTKLKIAQTLNIHDTVGVDLVAMCVNDVLTSGAEPLFFLDYLATGKLEKEQLTQVVAGIASGCKQAGCALLGGETAEMPGFYQAGEYDLAGFCVGVVEKSQLLDGSQVQLGDVAIALASAGVHSNGYSLVRKIISDHGLAWAQRPELLGGKTLGEIFLTPTRIYVKPVLAARQAGLEIHGMAHITGGGLPENLPRCLGQGQAIKINLNSWPIPSVFQWLAETGSVSSQAMYNTFNMGIGFVLLVPPQQAQQVMHHFESQNIATYTIGEVITGSGELLGLPE
- a CDS encoding sucrose synthase: MFDLIQEILQGDEKNNLRQFVSLLRQLEKKYLLRNEILNSFHDYCQKQENFDHLYHSSNLSKLVYFTQEIIFDTESVYLVIRPQIATQQAYRLSEDFTVEPISIQELLNLRDHLVNRYHPQEGEVLKIDFQPFYDYSPVIRDSKNIGKGVAFLNRYLSSKLFDDNRQWQDALFNFLRLHRYNDTQLLINERIQTQQHLSNCVKRALTLLGKYPSDTAYKNFCTELQNLGFEPGWGNTASRVQETLEMLDQLIDSPDHQVLENFIARIPMIFRILLVSPHGWFGQEGVLGRPDTGGQVVYILDQVKGLEKQIQDNIKLSGLDVLSIQPKVIVLTRLIPNSEDTTCNQKLEKIYDTDNAWILRVPFREYNPQLTQNWISRFEIWPYLETFAIDAEKELLQQLQGKPDLIVGNYSDGNLVAFLLARRMNVTQCIIAHALEKSKYLFSNLYWQDLEDKYHFSLQFTADLIAMNGANFIVSSTYQEIVGTQDSVGQYESYQSFTMPDLYHVLSGIELFSPKFNIVPPGVNEDVYFPYSRIEKRNLSDRSRLENLLFTLEDATQVFGKLADPNKRPIFSMARLDRIKNLTGLAECFGKSKELQERCNLILIAGKLKSEDSTDHEEISEIKKLYQIIDHYNLHGKIRWLGVRLSKDDSGEVYRVIGDHQGIFVQPALFEAFGLTILEAMISGIPTFATRFGGPLEIIQDQINGFYINPTDHTEVAEIILKFISRCDQNPNYWSEISQRSQERVYSNYTWKIHTNRLLSLAKIYSFWNYTSKEQREELLRYIESLFHLIYKPRAKMLLEEHMHRY